Proteins co-encoded in one uncultured Draconibacterium sp. genomic window:
- the dinB gene encoding DNA polymerase IV: protein MPAAKNRKIIHVDMDAFFASVEQLDYPELRGKPIAVGGTSDRGVVAAASYEARKYGVRSAMSSKVAKRKCPDLIFVKHRFERYKEISAQIRSIFLEYTDLVEPLSLDEAYLDVTYAKKGLPSATLIAKEVRQRIFEETGLTASAGVSYNKFLAKVASDVNKPNGMFVVIPDKAQDFIDQLEIRRFFGIGKVTAKKLNDIGVWYGRDLKLIDRLELTRMFGKAGNYYYDICRGIDNREVQPSRERKSVGAENTFLNDLFLEDDLKKELLIIAEKVWERASRSDVKAKTVTLKFKYADFEQHTRGKTIEPYINTKERFITESLKLMKSEGGFSKGIRLLGLTLSNFLHEQEGEMGVQLVIEF from the coding sequence ATGCCAGCAGCAAAGAACCGTAAGATAATACATGTTGATATGGATGCATTTTTTGCGTCGGTAGAACAATTGGATTACCCTGAGCTGCGTGGAAAGCCCATTGCTGTTGGTGGAACCAGCGACAGGGGAGTTGTTGCAGCGGCCAGTTACGAAGCCCGAAAGTATGGGGTGCGATCGGCTATGTCGTCGAAGGTGGCTAAACGAAAATGTCCCGACCTGATTTTTGTAAAACATCGTTTTGAGCGGTATAAAGAGATTTCGGCGCAAATTCGAAGTATATTTCTGGAGTATACTGATTTGGTTGAACCGCTTTCGCTCGATGAGGCTTACCTCGATGTTACTTACGCTAAAAAGGGTTTGCCTTCTGCAACATTGATTGCAAAAGAGGTTCGTCAACGCATTTTTGAGGAAACGGGATTAACCGCATCGGCAGGAGTTTCATACAATAAATTTCTGGCTAAGGTGGCATCCGATGTCAATAAACCCAATGGTATGTTTGTAGTAATTCCCGATAAGGCGCAGGATTTTATCGACCAGCTGGAAATCAGAAGATTTTTTGGAATTGGAAAAGTAACCGCTAAAAAGTTAAATGATATTGGTGTATGGTATGGCCGCGATCTGAAACTGATTGACAGACTCGAACTTACCCGGATGTTTGGAAAAGCGGGTAATTACTATTACGATATTTGCCGGGGTATCGACAACCGGGAGGTGCAACCATCGCGCGAAAGAAAATCGGTTGGCGCAGAAAATACCTTTCTGAACGATTTGTTTTTAGAGGATGACCTGAAAAAAGAATTATTGATAATTGCAGAGAAAGTTTGGGAGCGGGCCAGTCGGTCAGATGTAAAAGCTAAAACGGTAACCTTAAAATTTAAATATGCCGATTTTGAGCAGCATACCCGAGGTAAAACAATTGAGCCTTACATTAATACCAAAGAGCGGTTTATTACCGAAAGTCTGAAACTGATGAAATCGGAAGGTGGATTTTCCAAAGGAATTCGATTGTTGGGGCTTACGCTCTCCAATTTCTTGCACGAACAGGAAGGAGAAATGGGGGTTCAGTTGGTGATCGAATTTTGA
- a CDS encoding MarR family transcriptional regulator, translating to METRDILIKIRKIVRSVDIESKKIQKEHGVSIPQVLCLNFLRESNNYQTTQGELRKFLSLNPSTVSGIINRLEKKGYLARLPKTGDKRVVNIALTSSGDQLLSAMPSLLHEQLSEKLLQLSDNELEVVEAGLNTLVKILDIEKVEASPLITLDSDLGE from the coding sequence ATGGAAACAAGAGATATTCTAATTAAAATTCGCAAAATCGTGCGCTCGGTAGATATCGAGTCAAAGAAAATTCAAAAAGAACACGGCGTAAGTATTCCGCAGGTTCTTTGTTTAAACTTTCTGCGCGAATCAAATAATTATCAAACAACGCAGGGAGAGCTCCGGAAATTTCTAAGCCTGAATCCGAGTACAGTTAGCGGTATTATTAACCGACTTGAGAAGAAAGGCTACCTTGCCCGTCTTCCCAAAACGGGTGATAAACGTGTTGTGAATATTGCCCTTACCTCATCGGGCGATCAACTACTGAGCGCAATGCCATCGTTGTTGCATGAACAATTATCGGAAAAACTCCTGCAGCTTAGCGATAACGAGTTGGAAGTTGTTGAAGCCGGCCTGAATACGCTGGTTAAAATACTTGACATTGAAAAAGTTGAGGCTTCGCCGTTAATCACGCTCGATTCGGATCTGGGCGAATAA
- a CDS encoding glycoside hydrolase family 15 protein, protein MDNLNYSIIGNCKSAALISEKGSIDWCCLPDFNSSSVFAKILDEKKGGSLEFLVDDSYEIKQTYIRTTNIVSTFFQNEDSCFEVVDFMPRFITNEFGYFTPPDIIRFIKYKWGKPKFRVRYNPKVEYARFNTKTIAEEEYIKCYTTEGDYDSLYLYTDLDKDDILQENEITLTDNAFILISYDQKLLNQTLERQYLKLQKTKVYWLEWANKLTSFKKYNNEIVRSALVLKLLSYDKSGAVLAAATTSLPETIGEERNWDYRFCWIRDASMVIKVMSSLGHLNTVKRFMKFIIDIIPDKDEKIQIMYGINREKVLKEETLEHLSGYKDSYPVRIGNAAYVQKQNDIYGILMDVIFQQFTEFKISLEDSESLWTIVRSIVKTVANNWTKPDKGIWEIRTDDRHFTFSKVLCWVAIDRAVKIARFIHKERYVEEWQPLADTIREDIFTNAWNEEVGAFTQAYGSKDLDAATLLMQSYGFIDGKDERFVKTVLATEKELCEDGLMYRYKNEDDFGLPSSSFTICTFWLINSLYAIGQRKRAKKLFDQLLSYSNHVGLFSEDIDFKTKRLLGNFPQAYSHLALIETAINFAKGETTEDEQILDAIH, encoded by the coding sequence ATGGATAATTTGAACTACTCGATAATTGGAAATTGCAAAAGTGCTGCATTAATTTCCGAAAAAGGATCGATTGACTGGTGTTGTTTGCCTGATTTTAATTCGTCGTCGGTGTTTGCAAAAATACTCGACGAAAAGAAAGGTGGAAGTTTAGAGTTTCTGGTAGACGACAGCTATGAGATTAAACAAACATACATAAGAACAACAAATATTGTTTCTACATTTTTTCAGAATGAAGATTCGTGTTTTGAGGTCGTTGATTTTATGCCTCGCTTTATTACAAACGAGTTTGGGTATTTTACTCCGCCTGATATTATTCGGTTTATAAAGTACAAATGGGGAAAACCTAAATTTAGGGTTAGGTACAATCCAAAAGTGGAATATGCCCGTTTTAATACCAAAACGATAGCTGAGGAGGAGTATATTAAGTGTTACACCACCGAAGGAGATTACGACTCGTTATATTTGTATACCGATCTTGATAAAGACGATATTTTGCAGGAAAACGAAATTACCTTAACCGATAATGCGTTTATCCTTATTTCTTACGATCAGAAATTGCTGAATCAAACATTGGAACGGCAATACCTGAAACTTCAGAAAACAAAAGTGTATTGGCTGGAATGGGCCAACAAGCTAACATCGTTTAAAAAATACAACAACGAAATTGTTAGAAGTGCCCTTGTTCTGAAGCTGTTGAGCTACGATAAATCGGGAGCCGTATTGGCGGCTGCCACCACTTCGTTGCCCGAAACAATTGGCGAAGAGCGAAACTGGGATTATCGTTTTTGCTGGATCCGCGATGCGTCGATGGTAATAAAGGTAATGTCGAGTCTGGGGCACCTAAATACCGTTAAACGTTTTATGAAGTTCATTATTGATATTATTCCCGATAAGGATGAAAAGATTCAGATCATGTACGGAATAAATCGCGAGAAAGTGCTTAAAGAAGAAACGCTGGAACATTTAAGTGGTTACAAGGATTCGTATCCGGTTCGAATAGGAAATGCGGCCTATGTGCAAAAACAGAATGACATTTACGGAATTCTGATGGATGTGATTTTTCAGCAGTTTACCGAGTTTAAGATTTCGCTTGAAGACAGTGAGTCATTGTGGACAATTGTGCGTAGTATCGTAAAAACGGTAGCCAACAACTGGACAAAACCGGATAAGGGAATTTGGGAGATTCGGACCGACGACCGGCACTTTACCTTCTCGAAGGTGCTTTGTTGGGTAGCAATTGACAGGGCTGTTAAAATTGCCCGGTTTATTCACAAAGAAAGATATGTGGAGGAATGGCAACCTCTTGCCGACACTATTAGAGAGGATATTTTTACAAATGCCTGGAACGAAGAAGTTGGTGCATTTACACAGGCTTACGGATCGAAAGATCTTGACGCTGCCACGCTGCTGATGCAATCGTACGGTTTTATTGATGGAAAAGACGAACGTTTTGTAAAAACTGTTTTGGCCACCGAAAAAGAGCTTTGCGAAGATGGATTAATGTACCGGTATAAAAACGAGGATGATTTTGGTTTGCCAAGTTCGTCGTTTACTATTTGTACTTTTTGGCTCATCAATTCGTTATATGCCATTGGGCAACGAAAAAGAGCTAAAAAATTATTCGATCAATTGTTGTCATATAGCAACCATGTGGGGCTTTTTAGCGAGGATATCGATTTTAAAACCAAACGTTTGCTCGGGAATTTCCCCCAGGCGTATTCGCATTTGGCTTTAATCGAAACGGCTATAAACTTCGCGAAAGGAGAAACTACCGAGGACGAACAAATTCTCGATGCAATTCACTAA